The Parambassis ranga chromosome 1, fParRan2.1, whole genome shotgun sequence genome includes a region encoding these proteins:
- the znf330 gene encoding zinc finger protein 330, whose product MCSSEHIFRTDRAAVTPLIISFVFSGKKTSREFDGKPEMPKKKTGARKKAESRKEREKQTRANREHVDVAKHPCNSNMECDKCQRKQKNRAFCYFCNSVQKLPVCAQCGKTKCMKSSDCVIKHPGIHSTGMAMVGAVCDFCEAWVCHGRKCLSTHACVCPLTDADCIECDRSVWDHGGRIFRCSFCQNFLCEDDQFEHQASCQVLQAETYKCVSCNRLGQHSCLRCKACYCDDHAKSKVFKQEKGKAPPCPKCGHETQETKDLSMSTRSLKFGRQAGGDDYDDDDDDGASGYEAYWKNLASRGDQQDYYGEDEEDEEEDDDDDEEDEEEEEDEDDDEEEGEEETTSESMGALKLDGAAA is encoded by the exons ATGTGTTCAAGCGAACATATTTTCAGGACGGACCGAGCAGCAGTCACTCCGCTGATCATTTCG tttgtgttttcaggaaAGAAAACCAGCAGAGAGTTCGACGGAAAACCAGAAATGCCCAAAAAGAAAACCGGCGCCAGAAAGAAGGCTGAGAGCcgcaaagagagggagaaacagactcGAGCCAACCGGGAACATGTTGATGTGGCTAAACACCCCTGTAACTCCAACATG GAATGTGACAAATGTCAGAG aaaacagaaaaacagagcttTCTGCTACTTCTGCAACTCAGTGCAGAAGCTGCCAGTCTGTGCCCAGTGTG GTAAAACCAAGTGTATGAAGTCATCGGATTGTGTCATCAAGCATCCAGGGATTCACAGCACTGGAATGGCGATGGTG GGGGCAGTGTGTGACTTCTGTGAAGCTTGGGTGTGCCACGGTAGGAAATGTCTTAGCACtcacgcctgtgtgtgtcccctgACTGATGCAGACTGCATAGAGTGTGACCGCAGTGTCTGGGATCATG GAGGACGAATCTTCCGCTGCTCCTTCTGTCAGAACTTTTTATGTGAAGATGATCAGTTTGAGCATCAGGCAAGCTGCCAAGTCCTTCAGGCAGAAACGTATAAAT GTGTTTCCTGTAACAGACTGGGACAACACTCCTGCCTGCGCTGTAAG GCATGTTACTGTGACGACCACGCTAAGAGCAAAGTCTTCAAACAGGAGAAAGGCAAGGCCCCGCCGTGTCCCAAGTGTGGCCATGAGACACAGGAGACCAAGGACCTCAGCATGTCCA CTCGCAGCTTGAAGTTTGGCCGCCAGGCTGGTGgtgatgattatgatgatgatgatgatgatggagcaTCAGGGTATGAAGCCTACTGGAAGAACCTAGCATCCAGAGGAGACCAACAGGACTACTacggagaggatgaggaggatgaggaggaagatgatgatgatgatgaggaggatgaggaggaggaggaagatgaggatgatgacgaagaagagggtgaagaggaaaCTACTTCTGAGTCCATGGGGGCTCTTAAATTGGATGGGGCTGCTGCCTAG
- the LOC114441023 gene encoding coiled-coil domain-containing protein 149-like isoform X2 → MDPSRRSESDWQGLIGEFVVCKQKLESKKEALLILSKELDTCQQERDQYKLMANQLRERHQGLKKKYRELIDGDPSLPPEKRNQVNLAQLLRDSRERNGQLSEEVKELKQRLAEAQGDNKLLRMTITKQRLGDEEVGARHFPAHEREDLVKQLEQAREQSDVLEHSVKSLTDELQDVRAERDVFQQKAHRLNVEMNHIVGNSDVRILDIDALCMENRYLHERLNQLQEEVNLLKTNLLKYKSALECRKNSKICGKPNSSALTGVLSAKQVKELLLSEENGCSLPVTPQSISDLKSLATALLETIHEKNMVVQHQRQINKILGSRVAELEKKLKTLEMSGLWSLPGGKDAIILNTQDTRAESPNSPGQEGDSLSDEKQQSAPQDPNPICEAPAESKDPPSAARVDTSYQNPSYLSPEEEPASPHTDMPNNEEYHESVQSQVTEDCTALTEESECVRASPLTATHPDEPHPSDPCQSQQLSESSELTGGQEDESVDTATTERVITEGSIHIVSSTTVSNAPEEQQEDVQSNQEAHVCDHQET, encoded by the exons ATGGATCCGTCCAGGAGGAGCGAGAGCGACTGGCAGGGGCTGATCGGCGAG TTTGTAGTTTGCAAGCAAAAGCTGGAGAGTAAGAAAGAAGCTCTTCTGATTCTGTCCAAAGAGCTGGACACCTGCCAGCAGGAGAGGGATCAATATAAACTGATGGCCAACCAGCTCCGTGAGCGGCATCAGGGACTAAAGAAGAAGTACAGAGAACTCATT GATGGAgatccctctcttcctcctgagAAACGGAATCAG GTGAATTTAGCCCAGTTACTGAGAGACTCCAGAGAAAGAAATGGTCAACTGTctgaggaggtgaaggagctgAAACAACGACTGGCAGAAGCACAGGGTGACAACAAG ctcctgcgAATGACCATCACCAAACAGAGGCTGGGAGATGAAGAGGTCGGTGCTCGACACTTTCCTGCTCATGAGAGAGAAGATCTGGTCAAACAGTTAGAACAAGCCAGAGAACAG agcgaTGTGCTGGAACACAGCGTGAAGTCactcacagacgagcttcaggaTGTTCGAGCAGAGCGGGACGTGTTCCAACAGAAGGCTCACCGACTCAATGTGGAAATGAACCACATCGTAGGGAACAGTGACGTCCGGATTTTAGATATAGATGCACTCTGCATGGAGAACAG gtaTTTACACGAGCGGCTAAACCAACTTCAAGAAGAAGTCAACTTACTCAAGACGAATCTTTTGAAATATAAG AGCGCTCTGGAGTGCAGGAAGAACTCTAAAATCTGTGGGAAACCCAACAGTAGTGCTCTGACTGGGGTGCTTTCTGCGAAACAAG TGAAGGAGCTGTTACTGTCTGAAGAAAATGGCTGCAGTTTGCCGGTGACCCCTCAGTCCATCTCTGACCTCAAGTCTTTGGCCACAGCTCTGCTGGAAACCATCCACGAAAAGAACATGGTGGTCCAGCATCAACGGCAAATCAACAA gATTCTTGGAAGCCGAGTAGCAGAGTTGGAGAAGAAGCTGAAAACACTAGAGATGTCTGGATTATGGAGCCTCCCAG GGGGGAAAGATGCCATCATCCTGAACACTCAGGACACTCGGGCTGAATCGCCAAACTCTCCTGGACAGGAAG GTGATAGTCTGTCTGATGAAAAGCAGCAGAGCGCACCACAAGATCCAAACCCCATCTGTGAAGCACCAGCTGAATCCAAAGACCCACCATCAGCAGCCAGGGTGGACACATCCTACCAGAACCCTTCATACCTCTCACCTGAGGAGGAGCCAGCCAGccctcacacagacatgccaaATAATGAGGAGTATCATGAAAGTGTCCAGTCACAAGTCACAGAGGATTGTACTGCTTTAACAGAagaaagtgagtgtgtgagggcCTCTCCTCTCACAGCGACCCACCCAGACGAACCCCACCCATCAGACCCCTGCCAGTCACAGCAGCTTTCAGAGAGCTCAGAGCTGACAGGAGGGCAAGAGGATGAGTCAGTGGACACTGCTACAACCGAGCGTGTTATAACAGAAGGAAGTATTCACATTGTTTCCTCTACCACTGTCTCTAACGCTcctgaagagcagcaggaggacgtCCAGTCAAACCAGGAAGCGCATGTGTGTGATCATCAGGAGACATGA
- the LOC114441023 gene encoding coiled-coil domain-containing protein 149-like isoform X1, giving the protein MDPSRRSESDWQGLIGEFVVCKQKLESKKEALLILSKELDTCQQERDQYKLMANQLRERHQGLKKKYRELIDGDPSLPPEKRNQVNLAQLLRDSRERNGQLSEEVKELKQRLAEAQGDNKLLRMTITKQRLGDEEVGARHFPAHEREDLVKQLEQAREQSDVLEHSVKSLTDELQDVRAERDVFQQKAHRLNVEMNHIVGNSDVRILDIDALCMENRYLHERLNQLQEEVNLLKTNLLKYKSALECRKNSKICGKPNSSALTGVLSAKQVKELLLSEENGCSLPVTPQSISDLKSLATALLETIHEKNMVVQHQRQINKILGSRVAELEKKLKTLEMSGLWSLPGLTYNVSLGIYGRGKDAIILNTQDTRAESPNSPGQEGDSLSDEKQQSAPQDPNPICEAPAESKDPPSAARVDTSYQNPSYLSPEEEPASPHTDMPNNEEYHESVQSQVTEDCTALTEESECVRASPLTATHPDEPHPSDPCQSQQLSESSELTGGQEDESVDTATTERVITEGSIHIVSSTTVSNAPEEQQEDVQSNQEAHVCDHQET; this is encoded by the exons ATGGATCCGTCCAGGAGGAGCGAGAGCGACTGGCAGGGGCTGATCGGCGAG TTTGTAGTTTGCAAGCAAAAGCTGGAGAGTAAGAAAGAAGCTCTTCTGATTCTGTCCAAAGAGCTGGACACCTGCCAGCAGGAGAGGGATCAATATAAACTGATGGCCAACCAGCTCCGTGAGCGGCATCAGGGACTAAAGAAGAAGTACAGAGAACTCATT GATGGAgatccctctcttcctcctgagAAACGGAATCAG GTGAATTTAGCCCAGTTACTGAGAGACTCCAGAGAAAGAAATGGTCAACTGTctgaggaggtgaaggagctgAAACAACGACTGGCAGAAGCACAGGGTGACAACAAG ctcctgcgAATGACCATCACCAAACAGAGGCTGGGAGATGAAGAGGTCGGTGCTCGACACTTTCCTGCTCATGAGAGAGAAGATCTGGTCAAACAGTTAGAACAAGCCAGAGAACAG agcgaTGTGCTGGAACACAGCGTGAAGTCactcacagacgagcttcaggaTGTTCGAGCAGAGCGGGACGTGTTCCAACAGAAGGCTCACCGACTCAATGTGGAAATGAACCACATCGTAGGGAACAGTGACGTCCGGATTTTAGATATAGATGCACTCTGCATGGAGAACAG gtaTTTACACGAGCGGCTAAACCAACTTCAAGAAGAAGTCAACTTACTCAAGACGAATCTTTTGAAATATAAG AGCGCTCTGGAGTGCAGGAAGAACTCTAAAATCTGTGGGAAACCCAACAGTAGTGCTCTGACTGGGGTGCTTTCTGCGAAACAAG TGAAGGAGCTGTTACTGTCTGAAGAAAATGGCTGCAGTTTGCCGGTGACCCCTCAGTCCATCTCTGACCTCAAGTCTTTGGCCACAGCTCTGCTGGAAACCATCCACGAAAAGAACATGGTGGTCCAGCATCAACGGCAAATCAACAA gATTCTTGGAAGCCGAGTAGCAGAGTTGGAGAAGAAGCTGAAAACACTAGAGATGTCTGGATTATGGAGCCTCCCAG GTCTGACTTATAATGTGTCTCTGGGAATATATGGAA GGGGGAAAGATGCCATCATCCTGAACACTCAGGACACTCGGGCTGAATCGCCAAACTCTCCTGGACAGGAAG GTGATAGTCTGTCTGATGAAAAGCAGCAGAGCGCACCACAAGATCCAAACCCCATCTGTGAAGCACCAGCTGAATCCAAAGACCCACCATCAGCAGCCAGGGTGGACACATCCTACCAGAACCCTTCATACCTCTCACCTGAGGAGGAGCCAGCCAGccctcacacagacatgccaaATAATGAGGAGTATCATGAAAGTGTCCAGTCACAAGTCACAGAGGATTGTACTGCTTTAACAGAagaaagtgagtgtgtgagggcCTCTCCTCTCACAGCGACCCACCCAGACGAACCCCACCCATCAGACCCCTGCCAGTCACAGCAGCTTTCAGAGAGCTCAGAGCTGACAGGAGGGCAAGAGGATGAGTCAGTGGACACTGCTACAACCGAGCGTGTTATAACAGAAGGAAGTATTCACATTGTTTCCTCTACCACTGTCTCTAACGCTcctgaagagcagcaggaggacgtCCAGTCAAACCAGGAAGCGCATGTGTGTGATCATCAGGAGACATGA
- the LOC114441035 gene encoding extracellular superoxide dismutase [Cu-Zn]-like, with amino-acid sequence MHLYVSVSVPLLVLLAGYQRVSADSDSLAPPEVSHHNGTMYAACKMKPSTSLTEGLPKVYGQALFKQDYPDGKLEVLLQFNGFPRDTAPQLRAVHIHQYGDLSQGCGSTGGHYNPYGVHHPNHPGDFGNFSPQEGKINAMFESEATLFGGLSVIGRAVVVHEQMDDLGRGGDAGSLLHGNAGQRLGCCVIGISFPSLWNKQHKQYARQMTRN; translated from the exons ATGCATCTGTATGT GTCAGTGAGTGTCcctctgctggttctgctggCGGGCTATCAACGTGTCTCAGCCGACAGTGACAGCTTGGCTCCACCAGAGGTCTCACACCACAATGGCACCATGTATGCAGCCTGCAAAATGAAACCCAGCACCTCACTGACAGAGGGCCTGCCCAAAGTATACGGACAGGCGCTGTTTAAGCAGGACTACCCTGATGGAAAACTCGAAGTACTCCTCCAGTTTAACGGCTTCCCCAGAGACACTGCTCCTCAGCTGAGAGCGGTGCACATCCATCAGTACGGAGACCTGAGCCAGGGATGTGGCTCCACCGGTGGTCACTACAATCCATACGGTGTGCATCATCCCAACCATCCTGGAGACTTTGGTAACTTTAGTCCCCAGGAAGGAAAAATCAATGCAATGTTTGAGTCGGAGGCGACACTGTTCGGAGGCCTGTCTGTGATCGGAAGAGCTGTGGTGGTTCATGAACAGATGGATGACCTGGGCCGTGGTGGGGACGCTGGGAGCCTGCTGCACGGAAATGCTGGCCAGAGGCTGGGCTGTTGTGTCATTGGGATCTCCTTCCCCAGTCTGTGGAATAAGCAGCATAAGCAGTATGCTAGGCAGATGACGAGAAATTAG
- the LOC114433372 gene encoding pre-mRNA-splicing factor ATP-dependent RNA helicase DHX15 — MSKRHRLDLGDDYSSSKKRSDGRDRDRDRDREDRSRDRDRDRDRDRDRDRDQKPSSTPSNSTAATLGLTPLKQMAVQQQINPFTNLPHTPRYYEILKKRLQLPVWEYKENFNDIINRQQSFVLVGETGSGKTTQIPQWCVDMVRGLPGPKRAVACTQPRRVAAMSVAQRVADEMDVMLGQEVGYSIRFEDCSSAKTILKYMTDGMLLREAMNDPLLERYGVIILDEAHERTLATDILMGVLKEVVRQRADLKVIVMSATLDAGKFQVYFDNCPLLTIPGRTHPVEIFYTPEPERDYLEAAIRTVIQIHMCEEDEGDCLLFLTGQEEIDEACKRIKREVDDLGPEVGDIKIIPLYSTLPPQQQQRIFEPPPPRKPNGAIGRKVVVSTNIAETSLTIDGVVFVIDPGFAKQKVYNPRIRVESLLVTAISKASAQQRAGRAGRTRPGKCFRLYTEKAYKTEMQDNTYPEILRSNLGSVVLQLKKLGIDDLVHFDFMDPPAPETLMRALELLNYLAALNDDGDLTELGSMMAEFPLDPQLAKMVIASCEFNCSNEILSITAMLSVPQCFVRPTEAKKAADESKMRFAHIDGDHLTLLNVYHAFKQNHESNQWCYDNFINYRSLMSADNVRQQLSRIMDRFNLPRRSTEFTSRDYYINIRRALCTGFFMQVAHLERTGHYLTVKDNQVVQLHPSTVLDHKPEWVLYNEFVLTTKNYIRTCTDIKPEWLVKIAPQYYDMSNFPQCEAKRQLERIIAKLESKEYSQY, encoded by the exons ATGTCCAAAAGACATCGCCTGGATCTGGGTGATGATTACTCTTCCAGCAAGAAGAGGTCTGATGG GAGAGACCGGGATCGTGACAGAGACCGTGAAGATCGATCCAGAGACAGAGAtagggacagggacagagacagagaccggGACAGAGACCAAAAGCCTTCTAGCACTCCCTCTAACAGCACGGCAGCCACTCTGGGCTTAACACCTCTAAAGCAGATGGCTGTGCAACAGCAGATCAACCCATTCACCAACCTGCCGCACACACCACGCTACTATGAGATTCTGAAGAAACGGTTACAGCTGCCTGTGTGGGAGTACAAGGAAAACTTCAATGACATCATCAACCGTCAGCAGTCCTTTGTCCTTGTTggagaaactggctctgggaaGACAACCCAG ATTCCACAGTGGTGTGTGGACATGGTGAGAGGCTTGCCTGGTCCTAAGCGTGCAGTAGCTTGTACCCAGCCCAGGAGAGTGGCAGCTATGAGTGTGGCTCAAAGAGTGGCAGACGAAATGGACGTCATGCTTGGACAGGAAGTCGGTTACTCCATCCGATTTGAGGACTGCAGCTCTGCCAAAACTATACTAAA GTACATGACTGATGGTATGTTGCTACGAGAGGCCATGAATGACCCACTGCTGGAGCGGTATGGTGTGATCATTCTGGACGAGGCCCACGAGAGAACTCTAGCCACAGATATTCTGATGGGAGTGCTGAAGGAAGTGGTCCGTCAAAGAGCAGATCTGAAG GTGATCGTCATGAGTGCCACCCTAGATGCCGGAAAGTTCCAAGTGTACTTTGACAACTGTCCCCTGCTGACCATTCCTGGGCGTACACATCCTGTAGAGATCTTTTACACACCCGAGCCTGAACGGGACTACCTCGAGGCAGCGATCCGTACAGTCATCCAGATTCACATgtgtgaggaagatgaaggtGACTGCCTTCTCTTCCTCACTGGTCAAGAG GAAATTGATGAGGCCTGCAAGAGGATCAAGCGTGAGGTGGATGACCTTGGACCTGAAGTTGGCGACATAAAAATCATTCCACTGTATTCCACGTTGcccccacagcagcagcaaaggaTCTTTGAGCCACCTCCTCCAAGGAAGCCCAATGGCGCAATAGGAAGAAAG GTTGTTGTATCAACAAACATTGCTGAGACTTCCCTAACAATTGACGGTGTAGTGTTTGTCATTGATCCTGGATTTGCCAAACAAAAG gtgtacaATCCTCGTATCAGAGTGGAGTCTTTGCTTGTCACAGCCATCAGTAAAGCTTCTGCCCAGCAGAGGGCAGGGCGAGCTGGCAGAACACGTCCAGGGAAATGTTTCCGCCTCTACACAGAGAAGGCCTACAAAACTGAGATGCAG GATAACACATACCCTGAGATTCTTCGGTCCAACCTGGGGTCtgttgtgctgcagctgaagaagCTCGGTATTGACGACCTTGTACACTTTGACTTCATGGATCCACCTG CTCCAGAGACACTAATGAGAGCCCTTGAGCTGCTGAATTACCTGGCAGCTCTCAACGATGACGGAGACCTGACAGAGTTGGGCTCCATGATGGCAGAATTTCCTCTGGACCCCCAGCTGGCGAAGATGGTTATTGCAAGCTGCGAGTTTAACTGCTCTAACGAGATCCTTTCCATTACTGCCATGTTGTCAG TCCCACAGTGTTTTGTCCGTCCCACGGAGGCTAAGAAGGCAGCAGACGAGTCCAAGATGAGGTTTGCTCACATTGATGGAGACCATTTGACGCTGCTCAACGTCTACCACGCCTTCAAACAAA ACCATGAGTCCAACCAGTGGTGCTATGACAACTTTATCAACTACCGTTCACTGATGTCTGCTGATAACGTGCGCCAGCAGTTGTCGAGGATCATGGACCGCTTTAACCTGCCTCGCCGGAGCACAGAGTTCACCAGCCGAGATTATTACATCAACATTCGACGAGCACTCTGCACCGGCTTCTTTATGCAG GTGGCTCATTTGGAGCGCACAGGCCATTACCTCACAGTCAAAGATAACCAAGTGGTCCAGCTGCACCCGTCTACAGTACTGGACCACAAACCCGAGTGGGTTCTCTACAACGAATTTGTCCTCACCACCAAGAACTACATTCGCACTTGCACAGACATCAAGCCAGAGTG GCTGGTGAAGATTGCCCCCCAGTACTATGACATGAGTAACTTCCCACAATGTGAAGCTAAAAGACAGCTGGAGCGAATCATTGCCAAACTCGAGAGCAAGGAGTATTCTCAGTACTGA